One window from the genome of Oceanisphaera sp. IT1-181 encodes:
- a CDS encoding DUF2235 domain-containing protein, producing MSYQPQRLVLLFDGTWNDPQHNTNVIKLARSIAPFAGPQRQRFFYSPGVGTTGATRLMGGLFGVGLSKNLLQGYDWLARHYRPGDEVWVFGFSRGAYTARSMVGMIRKCGLLHIVTPIQLAEAERLYRNKSAAPDGEQCQQFRRQYSQEIKIHLLGVWDTVGALGIPGTLLSERGTYAWHDTRLSKIVERAYQAIALDEHRAVYNTVPWTSPNGQKKPAQKIVEQRWFIGAHANVGGGYINDPLADLALAWMQQKASAAGLVLDAIQPAENPWITAPTDSYHQFLAGFYRHYRRWFHQGDGRFYRSLYTGEAGERSVGVTIDDAVWLRWQHVPSYRPYTLIQAGLEPPP from the coding sequence CAGCACAACACCAACGTTATCAAGCTGGCGCGCAGCATAGCGCCGTTTGCGGGCCCGCAACGCCAGCGATTTTTTTACAGCCCAGGAGTGGGCACCACGGGTGCGACTCGGCTAATGGGCGGATTATTTGGTGTGGGCTTGAGCAAAAACCTACTGCAAGGTTACGATTGGCTGGCGCGCCATTATCGTCCTGGTGATGAAGTGTGGGTGTTTGGATTTAGCCGTGGCGCTTATACCGCGCGTAGCATGGTGGGTATGATCCGAAAATGCGGTTTGCTGCACATAGTCACGCCCATCCAACTGGCTGAGGCTGAGCGCTTATATCGGAATAAAAGCGCCGCGCCCGATGGCGAGCAATGCCAACAATTTAGGCGCCAATACAGTCAAGAAATTAAGATACACCTGCTGGGCGTGTGGGACACCGTCGGCGCCTTGGGTATACCGGGCACCTTGCTCTCGGAGCGCGGTACTTATGCTTGGCATGACACTCGGCTGTCAAAAATAGTGGAGCGGGCATACCAAGCCATCGCCCTAGACGAGCACAGAGCCGTGTACAACACAGTGCCTTGGACCAGCCCCAACGGCCAAAAAAAGCCCGCACAAAAAATAGTGGAGCAACGGTGGTTTATTGGGGCTCATGCCAATGTGGGCGGCGGATATATTAATGATCCTTTAGCGGATTTAGCACTGGCGTGGATGCAGCAAAAAGCCAGTGCTGCGGGCCTAGTGTTGGACGCCATACAGCCCGCTGAAAACCCGTGGATAACCGCACCTACCGACTCGTATCACCAGTTTCTCGCCGGATTTTATCGTCATTATCGGCGTTGGTTTCATCAAGGCGACGGCCGTTTTTATCGCAGCTTATATACAGGTGAAGCCGGTGAGCGGTCGGTGGGCGTCACTATCGATGATGCTGTGTGGCTGCGTTGGCAGCATGTGCCCAGCTACAGGCCTTATACTCTTATTCAAGCTGGGCTTGAGCCACCGCCTTGA